The Rhododendron vialii isolate Sample 1 chromosome 6a, ASM3025357v1 genome includes a window with the following:
- the LOC131331007 gene encoding proteasome subunit alpha type-1-B-like produces MFRNQYDTDVTTWSPQGRLFQVEYAMEAVKQGSAAIGLRSKTHVVLASVNKAQSELSSHQKKIFKADDHIGVAIAGLTADGRVLSRYMRSECINYSYTYESPLPVGRLVVQLADKAQVCTQRSWKRPYGVGLLVAGLDESGAHLYYNCPSGNYFEYQAFAIGSRSQAAKTYMERRFESFVSSTREDLLKDALFALRETLQGEKLKSSICTVAVVGVGEAFHILDNETVQALIDAFEIVGEEVPAAEEGGAADEPAVDQSAPAEEGAAPMDI; encoded by the exons atgttCAGGAACCAGTACGACACGGACGTAACAACATGGAGCCCACAGGGGCGCTTGTTCCAGGTGGAGTACGCGATGGAGGCGGTGAAGCAGGGATCGGCCGCGATCGGGCTCCGATCCAAGACCCACGTGGTGCTTGCCAGCGTCAACAAGGCCCAGTCCGAGCTCTCCTCCCACCAGAAGAAGATCTTCAAGGCCGATGACCACATCGGCGTCGCCATCGCCGGACTCACCGCCGACGGCCGCGTCCTCTCCCGCTACATGAGGTCCGAGTGCATCAATTATAGCTACACCTATGAGTCGCCTCTCCCCGTCGGCCGCCTCGTCGTCCAGCTCGCTGACAAGGCCCAG GTCTGTACCCAACGCTCATGGAAACGGCCGTATGGGGTTGGTTTGCTTGTAGCTGGCTTGGATGAATCTGGGGCCCATCTCTACTACAATTGCCCAAGTGGAAACTATTTCGAATATCAAGCTTTTGCCATTGGCTCCCGCTCACAAGCTGCGAAGACATACATGGAACGCAGGTTTGAGAGCTTCGTTAGCTCTACGCGTGAAGATCTGCTTAAGGATGCCCTTTTTGCATTAAGGGAAACTCTACAGGGAGAAAAGCTTAAAAGCTCCATATGCACAGTTGCTGTTGTAGGAGTGGGAGAGGCTTTCCATATATTGGATAACGAAACAGTACAAGCGTTGATTGATGCGTTTGAGATAGTTGGGGAAGAAGTTCCTGCTGCTGAAGAAGGTGGCGCCGCTGATGAACCTGCTGTTGACCAAAGTGCCCCTGCTGAAGAGGGTGCGGCTCCAATGGATATTTGA
- the LOC131331010 gene encoding uncharacterized protein LOC131331010 — translation MNGRTTVLILFFWAVLTIVTPMLVRMSASAKPTFHFNGEETEGSKAGKGLLSRRALVAAAPPPPPPPPLPLAPAPEPSPKIKPRLAINKIVER, via the exons ATGAACGGGAGAACAACAGTTTTGATATTGTTCTTCTGGGCTGTGCTCACCATTGTCACTCCCATGCTAGTTCGGATGTCGGCTTCGGCAAAACCCACGTTTCATTTCAATG GTGAGGAAACCGAAGGATCCAAGGCTGGAAAGGGATTGTTGTCCAGAAGAGCACTTGTAGCCGCggcaccaccgccgccaccaccgccacctcTGCCTCTTGCACCAGCACCAGAGCCATCACCGAAAATCAAACCGCGGCTTGCGATCAATAAGATTGTGGAAAGATGA